A genomic segment from Callithrix jacchus isolate 240 chromosome 8, calJac240_pri, whole genome shotgun sequence encodes:
- the REC8 gene encoding meiotic recombination protein REC8 homolog isoform X1: protein MFYYPNVLQRHTGCFATIWLAATRGSRLVKREYLRVNVVKTCEEILNYVLVRVQPLQPGLPRPRFSLYLSAQLQIGVIRVYSQQCQYLVEDIQHILERIHRAQLQVRIDMETELPSLLLPNHLAMMETLEDAPDPFFGMMSVDPRLPSPFDIPQIRHLLEAAPPERVEEIPPEVPTEPRKPDRILVTALPPEAITIQEAEPIRMLQIEGERDIPEVSRRDLDLLIAEEDEAILLEARRLQQLKERLALEEAKEEPRAPEGEIIVPRISPPAPAEVEGIGEPLPVQVLVPEELRPTGWEPGAPLMEVTPPEELRLPAPPSPERRPPVPPPPRRRGRRRELLFWDKETQISREKFRKQLQTRAHCRECPMVQPPERTITSPEELFRTPTLSGWLPPELLGLWTSCAQPPPRALRRELPEEAAEREAAAEEERIEVPSEIEVPREAWEPSGPLMVSAELSLEAAEEEKSRISLIPPEERWALAEMEQPEAPALPVVPELPEVPVEMPLVLPPELELLSLEAVHRAVALELQANREADFSSLVSPLSPRRMAARVFYLLLVLSAQQILHVEQEKPYGRLLIQPGPRFHRG, encoded by the exons ATGTTCTACTATCCCAATGTGCTTCAGCGCCACACCGGCTGCTTTGCCACCATCTG GCTGGCAGCGACGCGCGGCAGCCGGTTGGTGAAGCGCGAATACTTGAGGGTGAATGTGGTGAAGACCTG CGAGGAAATCCTCAATTATGTGCTGGTACGAGTGCAACCCCTGCAGCCCGGCCTGCCGCGGCCCCGCTTCTCCCTCTATCTCTCAGCCCAACTTCAGATCGGTGTGATCCGTGTCTATTCTCAACAATGCCAGTACCTCGTGG AGGACATCCAGCACATCTTGGAGCGcatccaccgtgcccagctgcagGTCCGAATAGATATGGAGACTGAGCT ACCCAGCTTGCTGCTTCCTAACCACCTGGCCATGATGGAGACCCTGGAAGATGCTCCAGATCCCTTTTTTGGGATGATGTCTGTGGATCCCAGACTTCCTAGTCCTTTCGATATCCCTCAG ATTCGACACCTCTTAGAGGCTGCGCCCCCAGAGAGAGTTGAAGAGATCCCTCCTGAAGTGCCTACAGAACCCAGGAAGCCAG ACAGGATTCTGGTCACTGCACTTCCCCCTGAGGCCATCacaatccaggaggcagagcccaTACGGATGCTGCAGATTGAG GGTGAACGGGATATCCCAGAGGTCAGCCGCCGAGACTTGGACCTACTGATTGCAGAGGAAGATGAAGCTATCTTGCTAGAAGCCAGGCGTCTCCAGCAGCTTAAGGAACGCCTGGCACTGGAAG AGGCAAAGGAGGAGCCCCGGGCCCCAGAGGGCGAAATCATAGTCCCCCGGATCTCACCTCCAGCTCCTGCAGA GGTAGAAGGAATAGGAGAGCCACTTCCAGTCCAGGTCCTGGTCCCTGAGGAGCTGAGGCCGACAGGCTGGGAGCCTGGGGCCCCGCTCATGG AGGTGACCCCCCCAGAGGAACTTCGTctgccagccccacccagcccagAG CGGAGGCCCCCGGTCCCCCCACCTCCTCGCCGCCGCGGTCGTCGTCGTGAGTTACTGTTCTGGGATAAGGAGACACAGATCTCCCGTGAGAAATTCCGGAAACAACTACAAACCAGAGCCCACTGCCGGGAATGT CCCATGGTGCAGCCTCCTGAGAGGACCATCACAAGCCCTGAGGAGTTGTTCAGAACCCCAACTCTAT CTGGCTGGCTACCCCCTGAACTACTGGGCCTCTGGACTTCCTGTGCCCAGCCACCCCCAAGAGCACTCAGGCGAGAGCTGCCCGAGGAGGCTGCTGAGAGGGAGGCAGCTGCTGAGGAAGAAAGGATTGAAGTTCCAAGTGAGATTGAG GTCCCGAGGGAGGCCTGGGAGCCCAGTGGTCCCCTTATGGTGTCTGCAG AGCTCTCCCTGGAGGCAGCTGAAGAGGAGAAGTCCCGTATCAGCCTCATCCCACCAGAAGAACGGTG GGCCTTGGCTGAGATGGAGCAGCCAGAGGCTCCTGCATTGCCTGTGGTGCCTGAACTCCCCGAAGTGCCTGTGGAGATGCCTTTAGTGCTACCCCCAGAGCTTGAGCTGCTCTCACTGGAAGCTGTGCACAG GGCAGTGGCACTGGAGCTGCAGGCCAACAGGGAGGCCGACTTCAGCAGCCTGGTGTCACCTCTCAGCCCCCGCAGGATGGCCGCCCGGGTCTTCTACCTGCTCCTGG TGCTCTCAGCGCAGCAGATTCTTCATGTGGAACAAGAAAAGCCATATGGTCGCCTCCTGATCCAGCCGGGGCCCAGATTCCACCGAGGTTAG
- the REC8 gene encoding meiotic recombination protein REC8 homolog isoform X2: METELPSLLLPNHLAMMETLEDAPDPFFGMMSVDPRLPSPFDIPQIRHLLEAAPPERVEEIPPEVPTEPRKPDRILVTALPPEAITIQEAEPIRMLQIEGERDIPEVSRRDLDLLIAEEDEAILLEARRLQQLKERLALEEAKEEPRAPEGEIIVPRISPPAPAEVEGIGEPLPVQVLVPEELRPTGWEPGAPLMEVTPPEELRLPAPPSPERRPPVPPPPRRRGRRRELLFWDKETQISREKFRKQLQTRAHCRECPMVQPPERTITSPEELFRTPTLSGWLPPELLGLWTSCAQPPPRALRRELPEEAAEREAAAEEERIEVPSEIEVPREAWEPSGPLMVSAELSLEAAEEEKSRISLIPPEERWALAEMEQPEAPALPVVPELPEVPVEMPLVLPPELELLSLEAVHRAVALELQANREADFSSLVSPLSPRRMAARVFYLLLVLSAQQILHVEQEKPYGRLLIQPGPRFHRG, from the exons ATGGAGACTGAGCT ACCCAGCTTGCTGCTTCCTAACCACCTGGCCATGATGGAGACCCTGGAAGATGCTCCAGATCCCTTTTTTGGGATGATGTCTGTGGATCCCAGACTTCCTAGTCCTTTCGATATCCCTCAG ATTCGACACCTCTTAGAGGCTGCGCCCCCAGAGAGAGTTGAAGAGATCCCTCCTGAAGTGCCTACAGAACCCAGGAAGCCAG ACAGGATTCTGGTCACTGCACTTCCCCCTGAGGCCATCacaatccaggaggcagagcccaTACGGATGCTGCAGATTGAG GGTGAACGGGATATCCCAGAGGTCAGCCGCCGAGACTTGGACCTACTGATTGCAGAGGAAGATGAAGCTATCTTGCTAGAAGCCAGGCGTCTCCAGCAGCTTAAGGAACGCCTGGCACTGGAAG AGGCAAAGGAGGAGCCCCGGGCCCCAGAGGGCGAAATCATAGTCCCCCGGATCTCACCTCCAGCTCCTGCAGA GGTAGAAGGAATAGGAGAGCCACTTCCAGTCCAGGTCCTGGTCCCTGAGGAGCTGAGGCCGACAGGCTGGGAGCCTGGGGCCCCGCTCATGG AGGTGACCCCCCCAGAGGAACTTCGTctgccagccccacccagcccagAG CGGAGGCCCCCGGTCCCCCCACCTCCTCGCCGCCGCGGTCGTCGTCGTGAGTTACTGTTCTGGGATAAGGAGACACAGATCTCCCGTGAGAAATTCCGGAAACAACTACAAACCAGAGCCCACTGCCGGGAATGT CCCATGGTGCAGCCTCCTGAGAGGACCATCACAAGCCCTGAGGAGTTGTTCAGAACCCCAACTCTAT CTGGCTGGCTACCCCCTGAACTACTGGGCCTCTGGACTTCCTGTGCCCAGCCACCCCCAAGAGCACTCAGGCGAGAGCTGCCCGAGGAGGCTGCTGAGAGGGAGGCAGCTGCTGAGGAAGAAAGGATTGAAGTTCCAAGTGAGATTGAG GTCCCGAGGGAGGCCTGGGAGCCCAGTGGTCCCCTTATGGTGTCTGCAG AGCTCTCCCTGGAGGCAGCTGAAGAGGAGAAGTCCCGTATCAGCCTCATCCCACCAGAAGAACGGTG GGCCTTGGCTGAGATGGAGCAGCCAGAGGCTCCTGCATTGCCTGTGGTGCCTGAACTCCCCGAAGTGCCTGTGGAGATGCCTTTAGTGCTACCCCCAGAGCTTGAGCTGCTCTCACTGGAAGCTGTGCACAG GGCAGTGGCACTGGAGCTGCAGGCCAACAGGGAGGCCGACTTCAGCAGCCTGGTGTCACCTCTCAGCCCCCGCAGGATGGCCGCCCGGGTCTTCTACCTGCTCCTGG TGCTCTCAGCGCAGCAGATTCTTCATGTGGAACAAGAAAAGCCATATGGTCGCCTCCTGATCCAGCCGGGGCCCAGATTCCACCGAGGTTAG